In Culex pipiens pallens isolate TS unplaced genomic scaffold, TS_CPP_V2 Cpp_Un0012, whole genome shotgun sequence, the genomic window CTGGAGATTGACGGAGATCGGTGCTGCGGGTGCAGTTTCATTGCGGCCGACCGTGACCAGCTGGTGGAACACTCGAAAGAGCAGCATTCGCACAATTATTACGCCGATAGCAGTTACACCTGTCCGACTTGTTACCAGAAGTTCAAAACTCAGGATAAGCTCTCGCAGCACATTGAGTACTTTTCGTTTAGCGACATTTTCCTGTGCCGGATTTGCAACGAATCCTTTGTGCAGAAGAGTCACTGCAGCAGGCACATTCAGACGCATACAACGAAGTCCGTGGACGAGGTCAAGACTCCGCGTCGGACGACCAGGTCAGCTCGGGTTATGAAAGTTTCAACGGACAAAACGAACTCGTTCTGCTGTTGCTTCGTGCGTTGCTGGCAAAGCTTCCCCTCCGAAGTTGACCTTATGGACCACGTCCATCAAAGCCACGACGGCAAACGGCGCGAAAACGAACTCGCAAGAGCTCAAGAACCACAATCCGACGACCCGCCTCTCATCTGCCAAACCTGTCAACGATCCTTCGAAAGTGAACCCAAACTCCAACAGCACCAAACGTACAAACAGCAACGCTCTGAGTACCCCTGCCCGCTCTGTGATGCCAAGTTCTACAAGCTCCACCGACTCCGCGACCACCAGGAACGCGCCCACAGCCTGGCACCGCCCGTCCACGTGTGCGAAACGTGCGGCAAAGCCTTCCACAAACTGTCCGTCCTGAAGCACCACCGCAAAATCCACACCCCCTTCGAAGCCATTCCCTGCTCGGAGCCCGACTGTCAGTTCGTGTTCCGCGACGCCGCCCTCATGAAGCGCCACCATCGGAACGTCCACGGTGCCAACTTCCCCTGGGAGTGTCAGCACTGTCCGAAGAAGCTCCGCACCAAAGAGGCCCTGGATCTGCACGTCCGGATGCACACCGGAGAGAAACCGTTCGGCTGTCGGCATCCGCCGTGTGAGCGCCGGTTTGCCCACGCCACGGATCGGGCTCGCCACGAGCGGTCCATTCACACCGGCGTCAAGCCGCACCAGTGCGAGCACTGTGCGGCGGCGTTTGCGCGACGGCGCGAACTGTTGATTCACGTCGCGAAGATTCATCCGACGGAGAATGAAAAGTGAAGGATTGATGATGGTTTCAAGAAATGTTGGTAAGCTTTTgtatttgtttgttgttttgtgtgtcTGTTAATTGTCTTTGGCTGGATGACCAATCCTTGGTTTTATGGTTCTAGCTGGTTGATCAACTGCAGTGAAGAAGTGTGAAGTGAATGGAGATCTTTTCAAGATGTGCGTTCGTCaagattttgttgtttttcgttGTTGTATCTGCATTTTATCTCTTTATTGTgtttaaataaaagttaattgttcaaaattgcggTGTGTCAGTAAAATGATGTTAAAAAtggcttgatttaaaaattcaaaagttttaaagtcTGGTATACGGTTTTAAAGGCTAGTACGGAGCTCGGAAGAAACGCAAAACGCCACAAAATAAAAGCTTGTTTGCAATAGGTTTTGGcggaaaaatctaatttttggtTTTGCTTACCTGAATGCGACTAAAAGTTACAAACGCTGAAATAATTTTGTATGTATTCGATATAataataggtctattcccgtactgcagaattctgcaattctgcacaaaaacggcagcagagcgttcccgtacttttctgcaataaaagtaacttttctctcaggcagaacttctgcagtgagataggtagaagttgcagcaaaaccgttcccgtacttttctgcaagctctctcttctctttcttgttgaaaagttactgcaatttggtgtgatggatgttgactacacgcttacataaaatctgcaagttgggtgaaattaagcattttattataagttgtaataataaatgattttggggtagttttttttatgtctggttttattgagaacgattttttatgttaaagatttcaggcttagttcatttatgtaaatgatatagcgatttttttagtgttaacATTTTTAcctgttgaaaaaataataacttaagccatagtattacagcacggctagtaccccaacaaaaaaatgtattagaaaaacaaattgttttaaaaaattattaaaagacacatttcttttgagtttaacaatttcaaataaatatttgtttaggaatAATTTTTAATCTTCAATGGTTTTTGCATATATACCTCGGAATATATTAAATAacaggtaaatttaattggcaaataataaattatacctTTAACGGcgctaccaatttgtattcttatatgaaccaaaaaaatatgctattttgtcgaaattaaaattcttaaattcttaaattcttaaattcttaaattcttaaattcttaaattcttaaattcttaaattcttaaattcttaaattcttaaattcttaaattcttaaattcttaaattcttaaattcttaaattcttaaattcttaaattcttaaattcttaaattcttaaattcttaaattcttaaattcttaaattcttaaattcttaaattcttaaattcttaaattcttaaattcttaaattcttaaattcttaaattcttaaattcttaaattcttaaattcttaaattcttaaattcttaaattcttaaattcttaaattcttaaattcttaaattcttaaattcttaaattcttaaattcttaaattcttgaacttttaatttccacgccatcttgaatcataataaaaacacatttcttgaagtcatattttaggttagaaactcTAATTAGGTGGATTTAGAGAttggagttaaaaaaaaattgatttacagaatttttaaattttacttgtATTTGGAATTataatttctgtaagtttctatcttattatttttaattgtagcttttgaatttgttgtgttctcataaatattaaaaaacttgtcattttatttcgattttttcaactttttttttattttgaattttttaaattagatttttttaacatttatcattttgaaatatttagtttttaatcatttgattttttaagctttgaatttgttattttttttctgatataatttttttttttaagtttcttgatgtggaaatattagtttttttttaattattgatttcttaatttccagattgcttaagagcgagtttttcaccaatgtgtaacaggtcgtatcgaggtgctccgatttggatgaaactttcagcgattGTTTGTccatacatgagatgaactcatgccaaagttagaagtattggagttgtaattttgatttaaaaaataatttaaaaaaaaaacatttttgaaaaaagaaatagatcttatttccctttgatcaatacgtcaaatgctgtatcaagtaggcgaaaacctgttttacccctaatccaacaaattgttaaaaaaaacattttaattcattctgaatagcaatttttccaatcaaatttacaatttcgaatatgacaaaattgagaccaataagtgccgctatgggagtccacagggcaaaaaccaacgttgtaaaatgtttgttatagaaaaatcagaaaactatgagaaaaactgcaattggccaaaaagttaataccgtaggcttatagtgcatgaaattacctatcttttgacctatgggagtatgggtgttggaggctgttgcaaaaagatattaaggttttaaaaaaatccatttttaacagtaatttgcaaaagctatgagaaaaagtcaaaccaatcctagttgtctatggctcattttgaagtgcttcaaaagacctgtcgaatgcatctaagagagttggaaatgatgaagttttactgaaatgcgagcaattgtaagattttttatgttttttggacctcaaacttcaatgcccgttttaccccacttccctttgtcgtagagggctcatatttggcatgagttcatctcatgtatagacaaacgaacgctgaaagtttcatccaaattggagcacctcgatacgacctctagaacaaaccgagcaatatttacaaatactgcctcttaatttaTGTGTGtcaaattttttgagtttgtgatcaatttttatttgtcaattttactgcgtcaccgttgttcttacatgtgacatccagtcataatttatttatgttatcctgaataatctttcaaacattctgctatcaaacatgtatttatggtcccttctatataaaacctttgtttgtaTCATATTTATTAAGCGTACCTGCCACtctcatttgtaaaattgtttacctaaagtaaaattttaaagttgtttcttatatatgatttctacctaagcataattaatttctagttaCTTAATAAATGATAatccttgattttttgaataaaatgttgTGCTGCATAAAACAATAATGTCCCAGTTCTAGAGGTAATCTtctttcaattactttttttgtgaaccattttttttaaatattttgaaataattaaaaaaaataatacccaatttgagtaaatccactcaactgtgtacaatgttgcagaaaaagtactggaacgcgctacccaggcaaatttttttccgcttctctccttgcagaacttctgcaaaagagagagatgaagagagcgagctgaaaagtacgggaacgttctgcaaaaaagtgacttatgctggctgcagaattctgcagaagctgcagaaattctgcaattctgcaagtacgggaatagacctaatatTGCAAATCCATAATTGTCTCAGTAAGCCGAATCTCAAAACGCAGAATCCTGCATTCcctaatatttatttaattactgTTATTCATGTCAAGGAGGTAATAAACtataacaaacaaataaactcgtactttttgacagtttggtagTCTGCTTTAttccaagagtttttttttaaagtttctataagttattgtttttcatatgtttataatacacacaaaaaaatattacggtaatgacaaaagtaacttactttcaaattaaaaagttgttaaaatttgctgcatttaaagtttttttcttgttttgaaaatgaaaacttttactgctacagtttttgaaaatctcattgctcactgatttaaaagtttttacttttaattcgactgtaaaatttctttcattttgacgttctcgtgtaaccgtgtacgcctaagtcgcaaatgtaaacaaacactttggtgggtccggtggtgctggtgagtctaggatgcaaagcaaagccgaccgcggcagcagccaggactcggacgcggaaaccttcgtgagccaaacagcagcagcggaacgccttcgaaggagggtggtgcaGGAGCGGGATGAGGTGGAGTGCTCAaaaaggacaaggccagcttcctgcaggaactgcagctgttccacggTCGGAATGCGTAaaaaggaagcttgggtgttttgtggggtttgtgattgattttgtttgttttattaggatgagaggtaggaatgtggattcgcaccggttgtattgggtggtggtggcccgggattggtgGTTGAAGGTCAATTCGCGTGAGGACTGGGgcgagatcatcgaggagatggcgctgccgaagcgttgcgtgaacaacgagattgcgttgaagaagattAACTTCCGGTTTTTGTGACAAGTATgcgaaagtttattttcacgatgggcctccgacgaagaggaggacgacgaaaagctacataattggaggtggtcagcgcagatgttccactcggtgccggcggtttacagcaccggtgagtattgagaatgtgtgcagtggctagccaacttcacttactttccatctcttttagcaacttcccgcccacaaacactcacgtcgcgacggcgcagcttcagcCGAATAAATCTGGACagtgagccaaaaaaaaactgtgtcattctcgaagtaggattacgtgctcaaaatcgaactccgtaccgagggcctcatcaactccccgttcaggcactttactttccagccggcaaacgtcgaccacccttcccgaatcaatggccaactcctccaagactGTCCTGATTGAGGCCGGAAACGTGACCATCGTATTACACTCCTGTCGCGCGTCGAAGCCTCCATCCGGAACCGTCCAGCCTGGGGTATTCGGAAGTGAACGGTGGCGTACCGTATGAAGCAGAAGCTAGTggagaagcgttaaatacaaaaaaaaaagtgtttttctaacataaagtttaatttttttttaaataaatgtaaaaaaccaagaacatttttctgaaattatccctgtagtgctaaatgttgtgttttcttgccataaaaggtttcttttccaattaaaagtaaaatacttttaccaatacaaagattttgttccataaatgcatggtagtatcaaaaacattccaacttttaaattgaaaagtttgaattttctacgaatattcaccaacgcgaacttttaatccaacgaacgatcattttaaatttagagtaatttttctttgtgtgtaggacctattcaaaaaaaaatgtacaacttcaaaaaagtatttgaaacaaccttaaaactaataaaaaaataatataaataacataaaaataaaaaaatgaaaaatcaggcaaatttaaaaaattacaatatcaaaaaatctaaaattaaaaaaaaaaaaacaattaaataattaaatatgaaaaagataaaaattgaaatttataaaaaaaaatatataaattaataTCCCGCCTATGTGAGAGGGACACACTCAATGTTTGTATAtagggaaattttttttcgaaataaataaattaaacaaacaaacaaaaatggaaaattttagaaataaagaggggaaaaactaaattttaaaaggaattaaatataagttttttaccaatttaaatagataaaaaatctatcaatctgaaaaaaataattttacacaaaaaatcaaGAGCAAAATATGACAACATATTCAGAATaaataatatctaaaaaattaaagaatgctATATTTGCATCTAGTACTGCGTTCGAAGTGAtaacattgacatttttgagcgtttatttccttttttaatGTGTCTGTGGTAAAAGTGTGCCAGTtgtaaaaaattcaatttctgaatttcaaaatatttgaacttttgatttttttaatatttaatttttgaaagttttggttattgaaatttttaactctcgacattttcgaaaatatttattcgttgaaattttcaataagattgaaaagttttataaatttttagcatttcgacgccaacatttcaaaaagcatcatgtacaaaccatgcgttttgagaaaaacgcatttgaatgttgagcatccattttcaattcccattttaatataaaagcaaaaaaagatgttctaatgataacaaacgatgaaaaacgttgctttcattgatacttgatcatccaaatacgataaaacattatttccgtaattttatttgagaaaaacaaacataacttcttttgaaatcaccaacgtctatatcaccctgctgtcattgaggggagcgctttgttatgattcgtttttcttcgccgaatgtacatggcgctttgttcatgttgctttttttccgtcacgaggtttatgtagtcttttgtttgacaggttgacagggctatataaacagggactgctgatggcagagattttgtttatgttactttatttaaaatcatgattaaacagactttactgaagtaacttttgctcatttttggtggagaggtagcttattaggagtactttcagaatatgcaataacccagaaagtgtcaaaatgtacatgatgccttttgaaatgttaccgtcgatttgagcagttctctaggatttcggtcattcgatttttttttgtattttttaatccgactgaaacttttttggtgccttcggtatgcccaaagaagccacttttgaaaaaaatacttttgaaaagctgagaaaatactctatattttgcttcttcggactttgttgatactacctttagttgctgagatattgcaatgtaaaggtttaaaaacaagaaaatttatgttttctacgtctcacccaaacaacccaccattttctgatgtcgatatctcagcaactaatggtccgattttcaatgttaatatataaaacatttgtaaaattttccgatcttttcgaaaacaatattttcaaaattttcaaatcagaactaacattttaaaagggcgtaatattgaatgtttggcccttttgaaatgttagtcttgatttgaaaatgttgaaaatattgttttcgaaaagatcggaaaatttcacaaatgtttcatattttaacattgaaaatcggaccattagttgctgagatatcgacattgaaaaatggtgggttgtttgagtgagacttagaaaacatcaattttcctgtttttaaacctttacattgcaatatctcagcaactaaaggtcgtatcaacaaagtccgaagaagcaaaatatagagaattttctcagcttttcaaaaatatttttttcaaaagtgggcaaacatgtgcactaatttaaaaaaatgaaaaacttcgactattttcaaaaaagtcacctgaatatggatttaacttgaaaacggtgcactttatcaaaattttactaaagtactttttgattgcaaatttgattttacatcgaaaaatgaagttgaaaaaattttgcgaccaatatttcgattttttgaaaaaatctgtattgattaaaaaattcataactcggtcaatgattttttgcacaacctggaaatttctgaaaagttggcattttaggggaaatatacccattttaatcactctaagccgttcgaccaattctcatcacttttgccgtttaccgctattaaatcaacattttcagatgtatcaacaatgggaagttgcttgctcacttttatttgagctatttattactttggaacagtcaaaaacactttatgaaagctgtaattcatggtcaaagtgctgataggccgataatagaaataggctgagaaagggtatagttcccctatgtcctctaaaacatatcaaaaaataaaaaaaattagtgttttttgcaaatcaagttttagtgacaaaaagtgaaatttttcattttttttttcagtgtagtccgtatccatacctacaactttgccgaagacaccaaatcgatcaaaaaattccttcaaaagataaagatttttgaattttcatacataatttttgtatggacagttgccaaatttgtatggaaaattatatggacaaactaatgatgcaaaatggcttctttgggcataccgaaggcaccaaaaaagtttcatcgggttaaaaaacacaaaaattaaaattgaagaaaaaagaccgatttcgtagagaattgctcatttctaggcatgaatcaatGCATTATTATTGATTTTGGAGGCAAACTAGAGCAAAAATCGAAAGAAAACTTGTTTGCCCCCTCTGCCTTCTTAATAGAAACATACTTTTGTAAATTATGATAATGGTCCAAATAATATGATTTgaaacagaaagtttaactccgtGTAGCAGTTTTACCATTTCGGTAggtttttcgaaataaaattatGTTGTAATTTTTCAGGTTCTCTTGTATGCCTTGActttatgttttctttttttaaacaaaacaaaatacaataaattaCACGTTATCCCTCTTCCTCCATCACCACCTCCCCCTCATCCGACTCCGCCGACCCGTCGTCGCAAATCTCCACCAGGTCCGCCATCCCCGCCGCCTCCATTCCTTCGTGCCGCTCCATGTGCTTCTTGTACGTCGACATCTGGCAGAATCCTTTCGAGCAAAGCTCGCACTTGAATGGCCTGTGGCCGGTGTGCGTCCGCTCGTGAATGGTCAACGTGCGCTTCCGGGTGAAGGCGGCTCCGCACGTTTCACACCGATAGGGACGCACTCCCGTGTGGGACATTTCGTGGCGCTTTTTGTCCGATATGTGGTAGTAACTGTTGGTACAGAACTGGCACTGGTAAGGCTTTTCTCCCGAGTGGATGCGGGCGTGGATTCGAAGATGCTGGGGCACTTTGAAGCGGGCCGGACATTGGTCACAGTGGAAGGGTTTGTCCTCCGAGTGGCAGGACCGGATGTGCTCTTCCATGTTGCGTTTGCGGCTGAAACTTCGGTCGCACGAGGTGCAGGGAAAGGGCCGCGCTGTGGAATGGCAAACAAGATGGTTCTTGAGGTGGAGTTCGCTGAAGAACCGCTTCTCGCAGTGGGGACACTCGAAGGGTCGTTCTCCGCTGTGTTTGGACCGCTCGTGGACGGTTAAGAGGGCGGCACTAACCGCTCGGAACGGGCAGTGGCCACAGCTGAAATGTTTTCCCTGGTTGTGGTTGGCGCGGACGAATTGGTGCACTTTCAAGTTCTTGACCGATCCAAACGACCGGAAGCAGACGATGCAGGTGAATGGTTTGTCCGGTTCCGTCTTGGCTCGGTTgtgatttattttgatttcgtgCTTTTCCTGGGCATGAGCAATCAACTCCTGCTCGCCGCTGAAGACCTCATGGCAGTGCGTTACGCAGCAGTAACGTTCAGAATTTTCCTCTAGCTTTATCTTCTTCGCTGGGACTTCCTCAACCAGCGGTTCTTCCTCAATCTCCGGTTCAACCGGTGGTTGTTGAACCTCACTAACTTCATGAACCTCTTCAATGTGCTGCGTAACATCTTCTATATTTTCGTAAATGTCCTCACAGCTGTTACATTGATAAGGTCCCATTTCGGTGGGGGGAGGTAGGGGctgtaggggggggggggggaagggggttctttttttgttgtttgttttttgattttgtggggggtggggggggggggagggggttggtggggggtgggggggggggggggggggggggtgggcgtgggggggggggggggtttgtggGGGGGTggtttttttgggtgttttttatgtttttttttttttttttttttaggggcaggggggggagGGCTGGTGGGGAGGGGGGAGGAGGGAGTGGGAAGGGGAGTTTTGGATGAAATAGGATTTAGATAtttgtaaaagaagaaaaagattaAGAAGAATAATTAAAAGTAATTAAGGAAAATGTCAGAAGAaggtatatttttaaaaaatatttatataattaATGAGATGAGAATAAAAGTTAACAATATTTAATCTTAagttaataaaagaaaaaactaaTTAAACGAAAGAAGAATTCTAAGAAAGGGTGATTAAGATAAGATTTATGTTTACCCCGAAACCAAGACCCCGGCCGCTCACACATCTAAATCGTTTAGCCTCGGTCGACACAGCCCGGAAGTTGATTACGGTGAGCAGCTCGTGCACGCAGCCGGGGCAAATTTGCTTGGGCAGCGGGTCGTCCGGGGCGATCTCCATCGAGC contains:
- the LOC120420540 gene encoding zinc finger protein 420-like, encoding MTTRPSLQHCRFCSGPPEVFLFEPAPEASGLDQLLAKFANVVISENDGKPSHLCLDCTGKLKSGVAFQRHVQEVEKLLESISDSINESVSIKNEIEDEDTYEVEFLEDYTNDDGGNKDLSTETDSQGEAEDEENILQALSMEVDDDESEEDKDIVKFPFEMPEQSMIAQRIEFEDFEYLEIDGDRCCGCSFIAADRDQLVEHSKEQHSHNYYADSSYTCPTCYQKFKTQDKLSQHIEYFSFSDIFLCRICNESFVQKSHCSRHIQTHTTKSVDEVKTPRRTTRSARVMKVSTDKTNSFCCCFVRCWQSFPSEVDLMDHVHQSHDGKRRENELARAQEPQSDDPPLICQTCQRSFESEPKLQQHQTYKQQRSEYPCPLCDAKFYKLHRLRDHQERAHSLAPPVHVCETCGKAFHKLSVLKHHRKIHTPFEAIPCSEPDCQFVFRDAALMKRHHRNVHGANFPWECQHCPKKLRTKEALDLHVRMHTGEKPFGCRHPPCERRFAHATDRARHERSIHTGVKPHQCEHCAAAFARRRELLIHVAKIHPTENEK
- the LOC120420537 gene encoding AT-rich interactive domain-containing protein 2-like, translated to MRWSAQKGQGQLPAGTAAVPRMRGRNVDSHRLYWVVVARDWWLKVNSREDWGEIIEEMALPKRCVNNEIALKKINFRFL